The genomic DNA CGGCGGCCCGTCTCTGGGAGGTCAGCGAGCGGCTCGTCGCCTGACGGTCGCGGAGCCGCTCACGCCCCCACGGTCGCGATGCGGCTTACGGCCTGACGATCGCGTCGATGCGGGCCAGCTCGTCGGCGTCGAAGTCCAGGTTGCGGGTGGCCGCGACGCTGTCCTCGATCTGCTGCGGGCTGCTCGCGCCGACCAGCGCGGAGGTCACCCGGCCGCCGCGCAACACCCAGGCCAGGGCGAGCTGGGCGAGGGTCTGACCGCGTCCCTTGGCGATGTCGTCGAGGGCGCGCAGTCGGCCCACCAGGTCCTCGGTGACGGCGTCGGAGTTCAGGAACGGGCTGTCGCTCGCCGCCCGCGACCCCTCCGGGATGCCGTCGAGGTAGCGGGCGCTGAGCAGCCCCTGCTCCAGCGGGGAGAAGACGATGGAGCCGACCTGCAGCTCGTCGAGGGCGTCGAGCAGACCCTCGTCCTCGGGGCGGCGGTCGAGCATCGAGTAGCGCGGCTGGTGGATGAGGAGCGGGGTGCCCAGCTCGCCCAGGATGCGGGCGGCCTCCCGGGTCTGCTCCGCCGAGTAGTTGGAGATGCCGACGTAGAGCGCCTTGCCCTGCTGGACCGCCGAGTGCAGGGCGCCCATCGTCTCCTCCAGGGGAGTCTCCGGGTCGGGGCGGTGCGAGTAGAAGATGTCGACGTAGTCCAGGCCCATCCGGCTCAGGCTCTGGTCCAGCGAGGACAGCACGTACTTCCGCGAACCCCACTCGCCGTACGGGCCGGGCCACATCAGATAGCCGGCCTTGGTGGAGATCACCAGCTCGTCGCGGTACGGCCCGAAGTCCGCCTTGAGCGCCTCGCCGAGGGCGGACTCGGCGGCGCCGGGCGGCGGGCCGTAGTTGTTGGCCAGGTCGAAGTGGGTGACGCCGAGGTCGAAGGCGCGGCGCAGGATGGCGCGCTGGGTGTCGACCGGGCGGTCGGGCCCGAAGTTGTGCCACAGGCCGAGCGAGATCGCGGGGAGCTTCAGACCGCTGCGTCCGGTGCGCCGGTAGGGCAGGTCCGCGTAGCGGTCGGGGTGTGCGGTGTACAACGCGACTCCAGAGGGGTTGGCACACGGGATACCGGTTCCAGGGAACCGTCGTCCACTCTGTCCGACCTGCGGGCAGTGGTCCAACAGAAGAATCCGATGGAATTCAGCGGTTACGCTTCTCAATCATGGAGCTGCGTCATCTTCAGCATTTCATCGCCGTCGCCGAGGACCACCACTTCACCCGGGCGGCCGAGCGGCTGATGGTGTCCCAGTCGGGTCTTTCGGCGTCGATCCGCGCCCTGGAGCGGGAGTTGCAGACCCCGTTGTTCGTGCGCACCACGCGCCGGGTCACGCTCACGGAGGCCGGCCGGGCGCTGCTCGGGGAGGCGGAGCGCATTCTGGCGCAGGTGCGGTCGGCGCACGAGGCGGTGGCCGCGGTGCAGGGCGTGCTGCGCGGCACCCTCGCGCTGGGCACCGAGCAGTGCATCGCCGGGGTGCATGTGGCCGGGCTGCTCGCCACGTTCCGGCGTCGGCACCCGGATGTGGAGATCCGGCTGCGGCAGGCGGGCTCCGGGGCGCTGGCGGAGGAGGTCGCGGCCGGGCGCCTCGACCTGGCCTTCGCCTACCGCACCCAGGCGGACACCGACCAACTGCGCTCGGTGTCGATCACCAGTGAGCCGATGACCGTGCTGTGCCATCCCAGCCACCGGCTCGCGCGGACCGGTGCGGCGGTGACTCCGGACGACCTCGGCGGCGAGGTCTTCGTCGACTTCCACCCGGACTGGGCCTCGCGGCGCACCACGGACGCCGTCTTCGCCGCGGCGGGCGTACGCCGGACCGTCGCACTGGAGGTCAATGACGTGCACAGCCTCCTGGACCTGGTCGACGAGAACCTCGGTGTCGCGGTGGTCCCCCAGCACTTCCGCCACAAGCGCGAGTCCCTCACCGCACTCCCCCTCAAGGGGACCGGCGAGGAGGTGTACGAGACGGTGGCGCTGCTGCCGCCCCCACAGGCCACCAGTCCGGCGGCAAGGGCGCTCATGACACTCCTCGAAACCGGGACTCCGGCCGCGTGAGAGACGGCGATGCGCAATGGTGGTCGTATGCATGCCAACGACATCCTCATTGACGCGTACGGCCGCGTCCAGGAAGAAGTCCATGCCGCACTCGACGGCCTGACACCGGACCAACTGCACGCACGCGTGGCCGCCGACGCCAACTCCATCGCCTGGCTGGTCTGGCATCTCACCCGCGTCCAGGACGACCATGTCGCCGACGCCGCCGGCCTCGACCAGGTGTGGCTCACGCAGGGCTGGGAGAAGCGCTTCGGCCTCGATCTGCCGCCCCAGGACACGGGATACGGCCACACCTCCACGCAGGTCGGCAAGGTGCGGGTCGAGTCGGCCGGGCAACTGACCGGGTACTACGACGCCGTGCACGAGCAGACCCTGGAGTATCTGCGCGGGCTGGCCCCGGAGGACTACGAGCGGATCGTGGACGAGCGCTGGGACCCGCCGGTCAGTCTCGGCGTACGGCTGGTCAGCGTCCTGTCCGACGACCTGGAGCACGTCGGACAGGCCGCGTATGTGCGGGGGCTGCTTCAGAGCGCGGAGGCGTAACCCGGCAGGACGACGTCCTCGATGAGGGCCTTGCGCTCGTCGTACGGGACGAACGCGCTCTTGAGGGCGTTCACCGTGACCGTGCGCAGGTCCTCGACCGTCCAGCCCGCCTCCTCGACCAGGAGGGACATCTCGCGCGTCATCGTCGTACCGGACACCAGTCGGTTGTCGGTGTTGAGGGTGACGCGGAAGCCGAGGTCCTTCAGGGCGGTGATCGGATGCTCGGCGATCGAAGTGGCCGCGCCCGTCTGGAGGTTGGAGGTCGGACACATCTCCAGGGCGATACGGCGGTCCCGGACCCAGCCCGCGAGGCGGCCGAGCTTGCCGTCGACGATGTCCTCGGTGATGCGGACGCCGTGCCCGATGCGCTGGGCGCCGCACACCTGGAGCGCCTGGTGGATGCTGGGCAGGCCGTGCGCCTCACCGGCGTGGATGGTGAACGGGACGCTCTCGCGGCGCAGGTGCTCGAAGGCGGCGAGGTGGTCGGCGGGCGGGAAGCCGTCCTCGGCACCGGCGATGTCGAAGCCGACGACACCGGCGTCCCGGAAGGCCACCGCGAGGGCGGCGGCCTCGCCGACCCGGTCGAACATCCGCATCCCGCACAGCAACGTCCGCACCTGCACCGGCGTTCCGGCCGCAGCGGCCTTGGCCATACCGGCCGCGAGCCCCTCCTGGACGGTCTCGACGACCTCGCTGAGCGTGAGCCCGCCGTTGGTGTTCAGCTCGGGGGCGTAGCGCACCTCGCCGTAGACGACGCCGTCGGCGGCCAGGTCGAGGACGTACTCCTCGGCGGTGCGCAGCAGGCCCTCGCGGTTCTGCAGCACGGCGAGGGTGTGCTCGAAGGTGGCGATGTAGCGCACCAGGTCACCGGAGTTGGCGGCGTCGAAGTACCAGGCGGCGAGCTCGTCCGGGTCGGTGGTCGGCAGGGTGTGCCCGACCGTTTCCGCGAGCTCCACCACGGTGGCCGGGCGCAGGCCGCCGTCGAGGTGGTCGTGCAGCACGGCCTTGGGGAGCCGGCGGATGGTCTCGGAGTCTATGCGCGTAGAAGTCATGTGCGGTCGTTCCTCGACGGTTCTCGGGTGAGCGGGTTCGGGTCAGGCGGCGGGCTGGAGCAGGTCCCAGCGGTTTCCGTACAGGTCCTGGAAAACGGCGACCGAGCCGTACGGCTCGTGGCGCGGCTCCTCCAGGAAGGTCACGCCCGCGGCGAGCATGCGGGCGTGGTCGCGGGCGAAGTCGTCGGTGTGCAGGAAGAACCCGACCCGGCCGCCGGTCTGGTCACCGACCCGGCCGCGCTGGTCCTCGCCCTTGGCGCGGGCGAGCAGCAGTCCGGTACCGGAGCCGTCCGCACCCGGCGGCGCGACGACGACCCAGCGGGAGCCGTCGGGACGCGCCTCGTCCTCGACGAGCCGGAAGCCGAGGGCTTCGGTGTAGAAGCGGATCGCCTCGTCGTAGTCGTCGACGACGAGGGTGACCAGGGCGATACGGCTCATCGGGGGGTCTCCGTGCGGGTTCCGGTCGGCGGGATTGACGGGTGACGTTATACGTAAAACTTCTCGCGCGCCAGTCGTATTCCGGCGCACCGGCCCACCGGACCCACGGGGCTTCGCCCCTCGCCGACGGTCACCCCTCGCCGGACTCGAGAAGGTCGCGCAGCACCCGCTCGTCGTCGGGGCTGAGCTGAGCGACGAATCGGGCGAGCACCGTCTCCCGGTCGCCGTCCCGGTCGAGTTCCGTGTGCATACGGCGGGCCGTGAGCCCCTGCGCGTCCTGCACCGGGAAGTAGGCGTAGCCACGGCCCTGGCGCCGGCGGTCCACGACACCCTTGTCGTGCAGCCGGGTCAGGATCGTCGTCACCGTGGTGCGGGCCAGGCCCACGCCGAGGCTCACCTGCACCTCCCCGGGGGTCTGCGGGTCACCGGCGGCCCAGAGGGCGGCCATGACGGTGGCCTCCAGCTCACCCGCCGGTCGGCGTTCGTCCTTCTCGTCGGACATGGGAACGATCCTCACCCCGTC from Streptomyces sp. NBC_01478 includes the following:
- a CDS encoding mycothiol transferase; this translates as MHANDILIDAYGRVQEEVHAALDGLTPDQLHARVAADANSIAWLVWHLTRVQDDHVADAAGLDQVWLTQGWEKRFGLDLPPQDTGYGHTSTQVGKVRVESAGQLTGYYDAVHEQTLEYLRGLAPEDYERIVDERWDPPVSLGVRLVSVLSDDLEHVGQAAYVRGLLQSAEA
- a CDS encoding aldo/keto reductase, with the protein product MYTAHPDRYADLPYRRTGRSGLKLPAISLGLWHNFGPDRPVDTQRAILRRAFDLGVTHFDLANNYGPPPGAAESALGEALKADFGPYRDELVISTKAGYLMWPGPYGEWGSRKYVLSSLDQSLSRMGLDYVDIFYSHRPDPETPLEETMGALHSAVQQGKALYVGISNYSAEQTREAARILGELGTPLLIHQPRYSMLDRRPEDEGLLDALDELQVGSIVFSPLEQGLLSARYLDGIPEGSRAASDSPFLNSDAVTEDLVGRLRALDDIAKGRGQTLAQLALAWVLRGGRVTSALVGASSPQQIEDSVAATRNLDFDADELARIDAIVRP
- a CDS encoding BlaI/MecI/CopY family transcriptional regulator, coding for MSDEKDERRPAGELEATVMAALWAAGDPQTPGEVQVSLGVGLARTTVTTILTRLHDKGVVDRRRQGRGYAYFPVQDAQGLTARRMHTELDRDGDRETVLARFVAQLSPDDERVLRDLLESGEG
- a CDS encoding LysR substrate-binding domain-containing protein, yielding MELRHLQHFIAVAEDHHFTRAAERLMVSQSGLSASIRALERELQTPLFVRTTRRVTLTEAGRALLGEAERILAQVRSAHEAVAAVQGVLRGTLALGTEQCIAGVHVAGLLATFRRRHPDVEIRLRQAGSGALAEEVAAGRLDLAFAYRTQADTDQLRSVSITSEPMTVLCHPSHRLARTGAAVTPDDLGGEVFVDFHPDWASRRTTDAVFAAAGVRRTVALEVNDVHSLLDLVDENLGVAVVPQHFRHKRESLTALPLKGTGEEVYETVALLPPPQATSPAARALMTLLETGTPAA
- a CDS encoding VOC family protein, which translates into the protein MSRIALVTLVVDDYDEAIRFYTEALGFRLVEDEARPDGSRWVVVAPPGADGSGTGLLLARAKGEDQRGRVGDQTGGRVGFFLHTDDFARDHARMLAAGVTFLEEPRHEPYGSVAVFQDLYGNRWDLLQPAA
- a CDS encoding adenosine deaminase; protein product: MTSTRIDSETIRRLPKAVLHDHLDGGLRPATVVELAETVGHTLPTTDPDELAAWYFDAANSGDLVRYIATFEHTLAVLQNREGLLRTAEEYVLDLAADGVVYGEVRYAPELNTNGGLTLSEVVETVQEGLAAGMAKAAAAGTPVQVRTLLCGMRMFDRVGEAAALAVAFRDAGVVGFDIAGAEDGFPPADHLAAFEHLRRESVPFTIHAGEAHGLPSIHQALQVCGAQRIGHGVRITEDIVDGKLGRLAGWVRDRRIALEMCPTSNLQTGAATSIAEHPITALKDLGFRVTLNTDNRLVSGTTMTREMSLLVEEAGWTVEDLRTVTVNALKSAFVPYDERKALIEDVVLPGYASAL